Proteins encoded by one window of Halomonas sp. SH5A2:
- a CDS encoding DinB family protein, translating into MSTSSLSPMIDENVQTLAQLAELLGNVSAQDYQRPLGAKATQSLGKHVRHILEHYQTLLDACTTAPTQATFDYEQRQRETALETQPDRAGERIESLQAGLKALCSMSQDTPLTLSYPIKSDQAESAAALPTSLGRELAFLTSHSIHHMALLGLLCEQLGITLPDDFGVHPSTLRYWAQKSNFQNRKSG; encoded by the coding sequence ATGTCGACATCATCACTGTCGCCAATGATTGACGAAAACGTGCAAACACTTGCGCAGCTAGCCGAGCTATTGGGCAACGTGTCTGCACAAGACTACCAACGCCCGCTCGGCGCCAAGGCGACTCAGTCGCTGGGCAAGCACGTTCGCCATATCCTTGAACACTACCAGACCCTGCTAGATGCCTGCACGACAGCACCCACTCAGGCTACCTTCGATTATGAACAGCGCCAGCGGGAAACCGCGCTGGAAACTCAGCCTGACCGCGCAGGTGAACGCATTGAATCTCTGCAGGCGGGGCTGAAAGCATTATGCTCAATGTCTCAGGATACCCCTTTAACACTCAGCTACCCGATTAAGAGCGACCAAGCTGAAAGCGCGGCTGCACTGCCCACCAGCCTGGGCCGTGAACTGGCGTTTTTAACCAGCCACAGCATCCATCATATGGCGCTGCTGGGCCTGCTTTGCGAACAGTTGGGTATTACGTTACCCGACGATTTTGGCGTTCATCCGTCGACGCTGCGCTATTGGGCACAGAAGAGTAATTTTCAAAACCGTAAATCCGGATAA
- a CDS encoding helix-turn-helix domain-containing protein yields the protein MLENTLKDLLINVTSFAVCDIRRGWPLQTPQLGTVSLHYILRGRGSMIDQDHNRTLLNAGSLVICPPDYSLTIDEIAGEPFGINQCTPAHSPHWIRTHTDTTLPGVVILCGLLEVDSLTGGSPFDRLHVPIYLENSNADIRHLFHQLFQELELSTLGTTAMLEALMKQCFILLLRELQANTPEHPWLLTLEAPELRNAIEAMTQNRMQRLNIDQLAERCHMSRTVFIERFKRAFGMPPQRFSTELRLRYAARLLNTTSLTIQRIAERCGYLSRSQFSTAFKAKFGDDPDTYRKKLSPAKDGN from the coding sequence ATGCTTGAAAACACTCTTAAAGACTTATTGATCAATGTCACTTCATTTGCCGTGTGCGACATACGACGCGGCTGGCCGTTGCAGACACCCCAGCTTGGTACAGTATCGCTTCATTACATATTGCGCGGGAGGGGCAGTATGATAGACCAAGATCATAATCGAACGTTACTCAATGCTGGCAGTTTAGTTATATGCCCACCCGACTACTCTCTCACCATTGACGAGATTGCAGGCGAACCATTTGGCATTAATCAATGCACACCTGCACATTCGCCGCATTGGATACGCACTCATACCGATACAACACTGCCAGGCGTTGTCATTTTATGTGGCTTGTTGGAAGTCGACTCACTGACTGGCGGCTCACCCTTTGACCGCTTGCACGTCCCTATTTACCTTGAAAATTCGAATGCAGATATCCGGCACCTTTTTCATCAATTATTTCAAGAACTAGAATTATCAACGCTTGGCACCACCGCAATGCTCGAAGCCTTAATGAAACAATGTTTCATTCTTTTGCTGCGCGAGCTCCAGGCGAATACACCAGAACATCCATGGCTATTAACATTGGAAGCACCGGAACTACGCAATGCAATTGAGGCCATGACACAAAACAGAATGCAACGTTTGAACATTGACCAACTCGCCGAGCGCTGTCATATGAGTCGGACCGTCTTTATTGAACGTTTTAAACGTGCTTTTGGGATGCCGCCACAGCGATTTTCAACCGAACTACGTCTTCGTTACGCCGCGCGCCTTTTAAACACCACCTCACTGACAATCCAGCGGATTGCCGAACGCTGCGGCTACCTGAGTCGTAGTCAATTCAGCACCGCTTTTAAGGCCAAGTTTGGCGATGATCCAGACACTTATCGCAAAAAACTCAGCCCTGCTAAGGATGGTAATTGA
- a CDS encoding cysteine hydrolase family protein: MCNHHSDQKPVATLHKVDEGRRRVLAGGLAGITAATVGGFSSAAMAQGAEKDPYASPAEGALPETGFQLDISRAALVVTDPQVDFLSPDGVTWQVVGESVQEHNTVENIRRLFEAAKQRGVTVAVSPHFYYPHDHQWTFGGPLEKMMHGIGMFDRENPLSALPRNTGADFMPQYKEYIEDGETIITSPHKIYGPEQNDLALQLRKRRIDQVILAGMSANLCVESHLRELLEQGFEVVVVRDATAAAKLPEGDGYLAALTNFRFIANALWSTDETVAKLQG; the protein is encoded by the coding sequence ATGTGCAACCATCATAGTGACCAGAAACCGGTAGCCACATTGCATAAAGTAGATGAAGGACGACGCCGTGTATTGGCGGGAGGTCTTGCCGGTATTACAGCTGCCACAGTGGGCGGTTTTTCAAGCGCTGCGATGGCACAAGGCGCTGAAAAAGATCCATATGCTTCGCCAGCAGAAGGGGCTTTACCCGAAACAGGATTCCAGTTGGATATTAGTCGCGCAGCCTTGGTTGTCACTGACCCCCAAGTGGATTTCTTAAGCCCCGATGGGGTGACCTGGCAAGTTGTTGGGGAAAGCGTACAGGAACACAACACGGTAGAAAACATTCGCCGTTTATTCGAGGCCGCTAAACAGCGGGGTGTAACGGTAGCGGTGTCGCCTCATTTTTACTATCCGCACGATCATCAGTGGACGTTCGGCGGTCCGCTAGAAAAAATGATGCATGGCATTGGTATGTTTGATCGTGAAAATCCGCTCTCAGCTTTGCCGCGTAACACTGGCGCTGATTTCATGCCGCAATATAAAGAATATATTGAAGATGGTGAGACAATTATTACGTCTCCACATAAAATTTACGGTCCTGAGCAAAATGATCTAGCACTTCAGCTACGTAAACGTCGCATTGATCAGGTTATTTTGGCTGGCATGTCGGCAAATTTATGTGTCGAATCGCACTTGCGAGAGCTATTAGAGCAAGGGTTTGAAGTTGTCGTTGTGCGCGACGCTACTGCCGCGGCAAAATTGCCTGAAGGAGATGGTTATTTGGCGGCATTGACTAATTTTAGGTTTATTGCTAATGCGCTTTGGAGTACCGACGAAACTGTTGCTAAATTGCAGGGCTGA
- a CDS encoding PqqD family peptide modification chaperone gives MSAYSSTSKYFWLSGKRHAEQDQFFRQTLEAQGWQEGDEHHWEAAWVTGMPPKSAFKATSPSRVMNHIPGNAALTVKSRLHAGLSAMRDRTMRHYDDGHANTQRLNFFPRAYEMPHDYPALVEDAETHPEKRWILKPTNASKGQGVQVLHDPTTAPLAPNWLVQEYVANPHTIRGHKYVLRLYMLIASIDPLRVYLYRQGFAKLASEPWDPDDYDNPFSQLTNPDINALNLDAEVPVEFIDLDRYRQWLREQGHDDQALFRQLHDVATLTALSGVDTMRQRSQQDEADPRGCYELVGLDCLIDDQLKPWILECNLSPSLGTCAKPEHGGVVEEAVKRDLVSDMIALMGLDQPPREAATFDAAALAAERGRAGGFVPLYPAPDVSRYQPFIGLPSLADYHLAADQYNQVMRFKAHDVSEIIEGERLALYHHTSGHYFQLNDSAALIWLLASEGETPDTILEHLHAASGGQVETPSLENDLWNTLSFWWQKGLLAPDDRETSAAGTNSPSRKHPDTWHGTLFFDQRRFSLSAPQGPVAKRIADTLAPLLEAGETISDTSLHVLESANGYCLTSDSRVIRSRLHLDDIVPVITQHCLYNAVCDRHLVLDVVLLSREERHIACILPARDSGQALVTLRDIAEQNGFALTRGARLSLAAPDSLEPLNLPLKDTGFLFQERGSCGGLLWLDAEHSDAHEAPSSLALLGALLPVAIEHDQGLSPAALAALQQMTQGPHCARLATTQVEVITQWLNQTLSLPSSQAAV, from the coding sequence ATGAGCGCGTATTCCTCGACATCAAAATACTTCTGGCTAAGCGGTAAACGCCATGCCGAGCAGGATCAGTTTTTCCGTCAAACGCTGGAAGCGCAGGGTTGGCAGGAAGGCGACGAACATCACTGGGAAGCCGCCTGGGTGACGGGCATGCCGCCCAAGTCAGCGTTCAAGGCAACGTCGCCCAGCCGGGTTATGAACCACATTCCAGGCAACGCGGCACTGACCGTCAAAAGTCGCCTGCATGCGGGTCTCAGCGCTATGCGCGACCGCACGATGCGCCACTATGATGACGGTCATGCCAATACCCAACGGCTGAATTTTTTCCCGCGCGCCTACGAAATGCCCCACGACTACCCGGCGCTGGTGGAAGACGCAGAAACGCATCCTGAAAAACGCTGGATATTGAAGCCGACCAACGCCTCCAAAGGCCAGGGGGTTCAGGTTCTCCACGACCCGACAACCGCCCCCTTGGCCCCCAACTGGCTGGTACAGGAGTACGTTGCCAACCCGCATACCATCCGCGGGCATAAGTACGTGCTGCGGCTTTATATGCTGATCGCCAGTATTGATCCACTGCGTGTCTACCTCTACCGCCAAGGCTTTGCCAAACTGGCCTCTGAGCCTTGGGATCCTGACGATTACGATAATCCGTTTAGCCAACTGACCAACCCTGACATCAACGCCCTCAACCTGGATGCCGAGGTACCGGTTGAATTTATCGATCTCGACCGATACCGCCAGTGGCTACGTGAACAAGGGCACGACGATCAAGCACTATTCCGCCAGTTGCATGATGTTGCCACACTGACGGCACTCTCAGGCGTCGACACGATGCGTCAGCGCTCCCAGCAAGACGAGGCTGACCCACGCGGCTGCTATGAACTCGTCGGCTTGGACTGCTTGATTGACGACCAGCTCAAACCATGGATATTGGAGTGCAACCTCAGCCCCTCATTGGGGACTTGCGCCAAGCCCGAGCACGGCGGTGTCGTCGAGGAAGCCGTCAAGCGCGATCTTGTAAGCGATATGATTGCCCTGATGGGGCTGGATCAACCGCCCCGCGAAGCAGCGACTTTCGATGCCGCTGCGCTGGCGGCCGAGCGAGGACGCGCCGGTGGGTTCGTACCGCTGTATCCCGCGCCAGACGTTAGCCGCTATCAGCCATTCATCGGACTGCCCAGCTTGGCGGATTATCATTTGGCCGCTGATCAGTATAATCAGGTAATGCGTTTTAAAGCCCATGACGTCAGCGAGATTATCGAAGGCGAACGCCTAGCACTTTATCACCATACCAGCGGCCACTATTTTCAGTTGAATGACAGTGCCGCGTTGATCTGGCTGCTGGCAAGCGAAGGCGAAACGCCTGACACAATTCTTGAGCACCTGCATGCCGCAAGTGGCGGGCAAGTAGAAACTCCTTCGCTGGAAAACGACCTATGGAACACACTTTCCTTCTGGTGGCAGAAAGGCCTACTCGCCCCCGACGATCGTGAAACATCAGCGGCTGGTACGAATAGCCCCTCCCGCAAGCACCCGGACACCTGGCACGGCACGCTGTTCTTTGACCAGCGCCGCTTTTCGCTCAGTGCGCCACAAGGTCCGGTAGCAAAACGCATTGCCGACACACTGGCACCGCTACTGGAAGCCGGTGAGACAATCTCTGACACGTCGCTGCATGTCCTGGAAAGCGCCAACGGCTATTGCCTGACTAGCGACAGTCGGGTGATTCGCTCGCGCTTGCACCTTGACGACATCGTTCCCGTCATTACACAGCACTGCTTGTACAACGCTGTGTGTGACCGGCACCTGGTGCTCGATGTTGTCCTGCTGAGCCGAGAGGAGAGACATATCGCCTGCATCTTGCCTGCCCGGGATTCTGGCCAAGCACTGGTCACGCTCAGGGACATAGCGGAACAGAACGGCTTTGCTCTGACACGCGGTGCTCGTCTCTCACTGGCAGCGCCCGACAGCCTGGAACCGCTTAACCTGCCTCTGAAAGATACCGGGTTCTTATTTCAGGAACGCGGTTCTTGTGGCGGGCTTCTATGGCTGGATGCGGAGCATAGCGACGCCCATGAGGCACCCTCGTCGCTGGCGTTGTTAGGCGCCCTGCTGCCTGTTGCTATAGAGCACGATCAAGGATTAAGCCCGGCTGCCTTAGCCGCGCTGCAACAAATGACACAAGGCCCGCACTGCGCTCGACTGGCCACTACACAGGTCGAAGTCATTACCCAGTGGCTTAACCAAACACTGTCTTTACCTTCTTCCCAGGCCGCGGTCTAG